A stretch of Thermomicrobium roseum DSM 5159 DNA encodes these proteins:
- a CDS encoding winged helix-turn-helix domain-containing protein, producing the protein MTLDERIHQPTRLRIMAALAALAPETEVEFTTLRDLLGLTDGNLSTHLLRLEEAGYIRVRKAFVARKPRTFLALTPYGRAAFERYRAQLVALLSGQFPLPADSPPGDQDGSDERGGPP; encoded by the coding sequence ATGACGCTCGATGAACGCATCCATCAGCCCACCCGACTCCGCATCATGGCCGCGCTCGCCGCGCTCGCGCCGGAAACCGAGGTCGAGTTCACGACCCTCCGTGACCTGCTCGGCCTCACCGACGGCAACCTGAGCACCCATCTCCTGCGCCTGGAGGAAGCTGGCTACATCCGTGTCCGCAAAGCGTTCGTCGCTCGCAAGCCGCGCACCTTTCTGGCGCTCACGCCGTACGGTCGCGCGGCCTTCGAGCGCTATCGTGCCCAACTCGTCGCGCTCTTGAGCGGCCAGTTCCCGCTCCCAGCCGACTCCCCCCCTGGCGACCAGGATGGTTCCGACGAGCGAGGAGGTCCACCGTGA